A part of Deltaproteobacteria bacterium genomic DNA contains:
- a CDS encoding glutathione S-transferase family protein, which yields MKLYDFAMAPNPKRVRVYLAEKGLSVQLEQVDIVSGQTRSPEFLKKNPLGGLPVLELDDGTFLPESLAIMEYFEELHPEPPMIGTTPLERARVRALERIAELGVLSNVAAVFQNTHPLMAGRLKQSAEAAENARGRLASVLKMLDAEIGSRPFVAGNRPSIADCTLLAALDFAELAALPIDPARTNVARWYAAFKQRPSASA from the coding sequence ATGAAGCTGTACGATTTCGCCATGGCGCCGAATCCGAAACGGGTGCGAGTCTATCTCGCGGAGAAGGGGCTCAGTGTCCAACTCGAACAGGTGGACATTGTCTCGGGACAAACCCGCTCGCCCGAGTTTCTCAAGAAGAACCCGTTGGGGGGCTTGCCGGTGTTGGAACTCGATGACGGCACGTTCTTGCCCGAGTCTTTGGCGATCATGGAGTACTTCGAGGAATTGCACCCCGAGCCGCCGATGATCGGCACCACTCCGCTCGAGCGCGCGCGGGTACGGGCGCTCGAGCGGATCGCCGAGCTGGGGGTGTTATCGAACGTGGCGGCGGTGTTCCAGAACACGCACCCGCTGATGGCCGGGCGGCTGAAGCAGTCGGCCGAGGCCGCGGAAAACGCGCGCGGACGGCTGGCCAGTGTACTGAAAATGCTCGATGCCGAGATCGGCAGCCGCCCGTTTGTGGCCGGTAATCGCCCGTCGATTGCCGACTGTACACTGCTGGCGGCGCTCGATTTCGCCGAGTTGGCCGCGCTGCCGATTGATCCCGCGCGTACCAACGTGGCGCGTTGGTACGCCGCGTTCAAGCAGCGCCCGAGCGCGTCGGCGTAA
- a CDS encoding prenyltransferase, translating to MSHISAGIWRLADPKISLASFSSMFLGACAAAGDGHLMIGWLALTVLGIFCIEVAKNASGEVVDFDSGTDLAVEAEDRSPFSGGKRVLVEALLTRRQTVDIAVVGYALGIAIGLAIAVGREAAVLVLGVVGVACAYFYHARPLRLSYRGLGEFAVGLCYGPLICAGTYLVQRGRITTAVVLVALPLGMMIAAFLWVNEFPDYRADRAANKRTLVVQLGRQRASRVFTILVSAAFVTLALLPLFGLPWGVWLGALGLPPASVASRTLLACPETTAHVIPAQLNTLRAFVLLALGTGVGLLLS from the coding sequence ATGAGCCACATTAGTGCCGGCATTTGGCGGTTGGCTGACCCGAAGATCTCGCTGGCCTCGTTCAGTTCGATGTTTCTCGGTGCCTGCGCCGCCGCGGGCGACGGCCACCTGATGATCGGCTGGCTGGCGCTGACGGTGTTGGGGATCTTCTGCATCGAGGTGGCGAAGAACGCCTCGGGTGAGGTGGTGGACTTCGACTCCGGCACCGACTTGGCTGTGGAGGCGGAAGACCGCAGCCCGTTCTCGGGTGGGAAACGCGTGCTGGTCGAGGCGCTGCTGACACGGCGCCAGACGGTCGACATCGCGGTTGTTGGCTATGCACTGGGCATCGCAATTGGCTTGGCGATAGCGGTGGGACGGGAAGCGGCGGTGTTGGTTCTGGGCGTCGTCGGAGTGGCGTGTGCGTACTTTTACCACGCGCGGCCGCTTCGTTTGTCGTACCGCGGCCTAGGCGAGTTCGCGGTGGGCCTGTGTTACGGGCCGCTGATCTGCGCCGGAACGTATCTGGTGCAACGCGGCCGTATCACAACCGCAGTGGTGCTGGTCGCGCTGCCGCTCGGGATGATGATTGCCGCCTTTCTGTGGGTCAACGAATTTCCCGACTACCGTGCGGACCGAGCGGCGAACAAGCGCACGCTGGTGGTGCAGCTCGGGCGCCAGCGCGCCAGCCGTGTCTTCACAATCCTAGTGAGCGCAGCTTTCGTCACCCTGGCGTTGTTGCCGCTATTCGGTTTGCCGTGGGGTGTGTGGCTTGGTGCACTCGGCCTACCACCGGCGAGCGTGGCTAGTCGCACCCTGTTGGCATGCCCAGAGACGACGGCCCACGTAATTCCGGCGCAGCTCAACACGCTGCGTGCTTTTGTGTTGCTGGCGCTGGGCACGGGGGTCGGCCTGCTGCTGTCCTGA